The Amycolatopsis japonica nucleotide sequence GGCTGAGCCGAGGGAAGGGGCCTTCACGCGCGAAAGGGGCTACTCCGCGACCTCTTCGATCGCCGAGGTGCCGCGGGAGCCGGGGTTCCCGTACCGCTCCCAGACCTCGTTCAGCCGGATCCGCCCGTCCGGCAGGAACTCCGGGGTGTTCGTGCTGTGCCCCGAGATCACCTGACCGCTGGCCAGCACCATCGTGTAGGCCATGTCGATCGTCCCGTCCTCGCCGCACTTCCCGGTCAGCGAGCCGAGCCGCACTCCGCCGCCGGTCAGCTCGGCCCACACCAGATCGTCCTTCTGCCGGTACAGGGTGACCGGCGCGTCCGGGTCGGTGCTGACCTTGCGGAACCGTTTCCCGTCGTAATTGATCATCCGTCCTGCTCCGTCCGTGCCGATGAACCGGGGAACCAGAGGTCGTCCGTGGTGAGATCCGCGAGGTCGTACTTCCCGAGCGCGCTGGCGAGCAACCGCAGTTCGAGTTCCAGGCACCGCACCAGCCGCACGAGCCCTTCGGTCGCGTCCTCGTCGACGGCGAGCAGCGCCGCCCGGCCGAGGCCGACCGCGGAAGCCCCCATCGCCAGGCACTTCAGCGCGCGGGCGCCTTCCCAGATCCGCCCCGACACCAGCAGCGACGCGTCGTGTTTGCCGACCCGCCGCAGGCATTCCACCAGCGGCAGGCCCACCTGGTCGAGGAAGACCGACGGCGCCCAGCCGGTGCCGCCCTCCGCGCCGTCCACGGTGACGGCGTCCGCACCCGCCGCCCACGCGACCCGCGCCGCCTCGCCGACGTCGCGGCCCGGGTGCAGCTTCACCCAGGCACGGGCACGCGGGTAGTTGTTGCGCATGAGGTGGATCTGCTGGCGCAGGATCTCGCCGGTGAACGTGCCGGGACTGCTGGACCGCAGCACCATGGCCTGATCCCTGCCGAACGCTTCGTCCACTGTGTACTGTTCGGCGATCTCGCCGGCGGCCGTGCGCGAGAGCACGGTCATCCCGCCGAGTCCCGGTTTGGCGCCTTGACCGACCTTGAGCTCGAACGCCAGCCGCCCGGTCTCCAGCAGTTTCGTCGCGGACGGGTCGCTGTAGACGAGGTTCCACACCTCCGCGTCGGCGTCTTCGGTGCTCTGCTGGACGACGACGCCGCCCAGCCCGTCCGGTACGGCGTCGGCGTACGCGCGGATCCGGCCGAGCAGACCGTCCTCGACGCTCTCGCCCATCCGGCCGTAGCCGTGCATCGGCACGACGTTCTCGCCGATCACCATCGGCATCCCGAGCCTGCCGGCCTGCTCGCTCGCGGCGATCCCGAGCCCGCTGCCCGCGACCTGCGTGGATCCGAACGCGCACAGGAACACCGGCGACGGCGCGGTGAACCCGCCGAGCACGGTCGACAGGCCGACGTCGCCGTACACCGGTTCGCGCGCGAGGTCGAACATCTTCTCCAGGCGGCGCGGGACGAACACCGGCGGCACGATCCGCGCGCGGTCGAGTTCGTCCGGCGGGGTGTCGACGTCCGCGCCGAACAGCGACCGGCCGTATCCCGCGACGTCGGGGAAGATCGCCGCGCTGCCTTCTCTCGCCCTGGCCCGGATCGCGTCCTCCGGGAGCTGCCGCGCGGTGATCACGGCGTCGCGATCCCGGGCAGCTTCGGATACGCGTTCGCCTGCCAGATCGCGTCCAGCCCGGCGATGTAACGCGTCACCCGTTCCAGCCCCATCCCGAACCCGGCGCTCGGCGGCAGCCCCTCGCGCGCGAGGTCGAGGTACCAGGCGTACTTCGCCGGGTTCTCCCCCGTCTCCCGCATCCGCTCGATCAGCCGCCGGTACTCGTGCGTGCGTTCACCGCCACTGCAGAGCTCGCCGAACCCGTCGGAGGCGATGAGGTCGAAGTTCCGCAGCACCCCCGGCTCGGTGCTGGACTCGCCGTCGGTGAACCCGCGCGACCCCTTGGGGTAGTCGACGATGAAGAACGGCCGGTTCGTCTGCTCGGAGATGATCCGCTCGCCCTGCCAGTCGATCTCCGCGTCGGCGCTCTGCCCGTGCCGCAGGCCCTGCAGCCGCGACACCGCCTCGCGATGCGTCATCCGCTCGAAGTCCTCTTCCAGCAGCGCGGTGAACGCCTCCTGGTCCCGGCCCAGCGTGGCGAGGTCCACTTTGGACTCCCGCAGGGTGTGGGCGACGATGTGCCGCAGCAGGCCCTGCGCGACGTCGAGGACCTCCTCCCGGCTCGCACGGGCGACCTCGACGTCGATCTGGGTGAACTCGACCAGATGCCGTCCCGTGGTCGAGGTCTCCAGCGGCTCCAGCCGCACGTTCGGGGCGACGTAGAAGATCTTGTCGAACGCGAGCAACGACGCCTGCTTGTACAGGATGACGCTGGTCATCATCTTGTACTTGTGCCCGTAGTAGTCGACGTCGACCTGTTTGGCACCGCGGCATCCCGGGTCGGTCACCGGCCCGATCAACGGCGGCTGCAGTTCCACGAACCCGTTCATGCCGAGGTACTCGCGGGTGCCGGCGGTGATGCTGTTCTGGATGCGCAGGGCCGCCTGCGTCACCGGCGACGTCAGATGTTCGCGGGTGCCCGGCGGCAGCGCCGCGTCCGGTGTTCCGGTCATGTCCTACTCCCCTGTGTCAGTCGGTTCACGGTCTCGATTCCGGGTAACCCGTACTTCTCGTCGAACGACCGCTCGACGTACCGGAGCGCGTCCAGCAGATCGTTCGAGGTCATCCGCCGGTCGCCGGGCAGGTCGACGAGATCGCCCAGCGGCATCGCGCCGATCCGCTGCCACTCCAGGCGGCCGCCGTCGGCCAGCCGCCCGCGGGCGCGGCCGGCGTTGTCCGGGTGCAGGCAGAACGGGACGTCCAGCTGGCCGCGTGCGAACGCGGTGACCAGCGCCCTGCCGAGGTCGTTGTCGAGCGAAAGAACGTTGTCCACCAACGCTTTCGCCTGCGCGTGGATCCCGGTGTCGCCGAGCCTGCCGATCCGGGAGACACCCCGCGCGGCCTCGGCGGCGTGCTCCAGCGCGGTCACGTTCTCCGCCACGGTCGGCAGCCGGTGCGCTTCGGCGGTGGTCTTGACGATCAGCCTGCTCGCGCCGGTGCGGGCCGCCAGCCGCGCGGACTCCGCGATCAGCTCCAGCGCGCCGCCCGGTGTCCTCGGGTAGACGCCCATGTAGCCGTAGATCACCACATGCGTCCGCGCGTGCGGCACGTATTCCCTGATCAGCGCCTGCAGCGCGGCGACGGCCTCCTCGTCCTGCCCGGCGTGGGTCTGCTGCGCGTAGCTGAAGGACAGGCAGCGGATCCCGTGCCGCCAGAAGAACATCCCCTCCAGCACGCTCAGCGCGACCAGCAGCGCGGGCGGGCACAGCTGGCCCATCATGCAGCCGCCGAAGGTCTCCAGATGCGGCTCCAGTTCGGGACCCCGGGCCTCCGCCAGCGTCTCGCAGGAACGCCGCCAGTTGTCGACGGCCGCCGAAAGCGGCATCCGGCTGTACGGCAGGCAATACGACACCGGGCCGCCCTCGGTCGCGTGCAACCCGAAGTCCAGCAGCGCCCGCACGATCCGGCGGGGATCCGCCGAACCGTGCCGCACCTGCACCGGGAAGTCCCCGGTCAGCACGCCGTCGAGCAACGCCGCCGTCGTCACGGGATCGTGGTCGACGAGCGGGTACCCGTTGAGATCGGCGCCCGCCGCCAACGCCGCGCGCGCCGCCTCGTGGTCGCCGACCCTGGTGTAGCTGTCGATCGTGATCGTGCCGACCGTCGCGGCCCGCGCCGACCGGGTCGCCAGCAGCCCCCTGGTCATCCGCCCCGGATCGGCGAACCCCATCCGGGGCTGGACGACCAGCTCCCCCTGCGCGTGGTGGCGTGCGACCACCTCGCCGAACGAAAGTCCCCGCCGCGGGGCGAGCACGTTCATCCCGCGCCCAGCGGGACACCGGGAGCGCGGACGGACAAGGTGCGGAGGAACGTGCGGAACGGGGTCAGCCCGGCGGAGTCCTCGAACACCGCGTCGAAGCCGGCCTCCAGCAGCCGGGCCGCGTTGCTGCCGCCCGTGACGTCGAGCTTCCCGCCGATGACGACCGGCGTCGTGACCAGCTCCGCCCGGGCGCGGAAGGCTTCCATCAGCCGGACGCCGTCCTGACGCCCGTGCCCGTTGAGGCTGCTGATCACCAGCAGATCCGGCCGCCGGGTGACGCATTCGCGCACGATGGTCGCGTCCGGGACGCAGGCGCCGAGGTTGGTGACCCGGCAGCCCAGTTCCTCCAGCAACAGCTCCAGGTACACCAGGTTCCAGGTGTGCGCGTCGGACGAGAGCCCGGTGACGATCACGTCGAGACCGGCGTCCGGGAGCGTGGGCTGGACGGCTTCGATGGTCATGGTGCAGCGTTCTCCCTCTCTCCTCGGTCCGGCCGCACGTCGATCTCGATCAGCGCGACCGCCTCTTCGGCCAGGCGCGAAGCCTCCGCCGGGCTGTCCGCGGTCACCATCAGATCGCCGACGCGGTCCCACGAACTGCGCAGCCCGTCGAACCGGTCGCCCGCCGAAACACTGACGTCGCACATGAACACGCCTTCGGACTGCGCCGCCTTTTCCACCCCGCGCACGTCCTCGATGAGGCCGGGCTCGATCGACAGGAACCGGACCGCGGCGCCGCGTTCGGCCTTGCGTGGCAACAGGTCCACGACCGGCTCGTCCTTCATCACCGAGAAGTAGGCGCGGTTGAGCTCCACCGGGTAGGCGCGCTGGATCAGCTCGATGATGCCGTCGCCGGCGAACCGGCCGGCGCATTCGACCAGGTACGGGACGCCGTCCGAGACGATCCACTCGCAGTGGACGATCCCGGTGCGGAAGCCGGTCGCGGCGGTGAGTCGCCGCGTCTCCTCGGTCAGCGTCGCGGTCAGCTCGTCCGGGATGTCGGCGGGGACGATATGCGCGAGTTCGATCGGCCGCGGACCGG carries:
- a CDS encoding cobalamin B12-binding domain-containing protein, with translation MTIEAVQPTLPDAGLDVIVTGLSSDAHTWNLVYLELLLEELGCRVTNLGACVPDATIVRECVTRRPDLLVISSLNGHGRQDGVRLMEAFRARAELVTTPVVIGGKLDVTGGSNAARLLEAGFDAVFEDSAGLTPFRTFLRTLSVRAPGVPLGAG
- a CDS encoding methylaspartate mutase, with product MNVLAPRRGLSFGEVVARHHAQGELVVQPRMGFADPGRMTRGLLATRSARAATVGTITIDSYTRVGDHEAARAALAAGADLNGYPLVDHDPVTTAALLDGVLTGDFPVQVRHGSADPRRIVRALLDFGLHATEGGPVSYCLPYSRMPLSAAVDNWRRSCETLAEARGPELEPHLETFGGCMMGQLCPPALLVALSVLEGMFFWRHGIRCLSFSYAQQTHAGQDEEAVAALQALIREYVPHARTHVVIYGYMGVYPRTPGGALELIAESARLAARTGASRLIVKTTAEAHRLPTVAENVTALEHAAEAARGVSRIGRLGDTGIHAQAKALVDNVLSLDNDLGRALVTAFARGQLDVPFCLHPDNAGRARGRLADGGRLEWQRIGAMPLGDLVDLPGDRRMTSNDLLDALRYVERSFDEKYGLPGIETVNRLTQGSRT
- a CDS encoding asparagine synthetase A, whose protein sequence is MTGTPDAALPPGTREHLTSPVTQAALRIQNSITAGTREYLGMNGFVELQPPLIGPVTDPGCRGAKQVDVDYYGHKYKMMTSVILYKQASLLAFDKIFYVAPNVRLEPLETSTTGRHLVEFTQIDVEVARASREEVLDVAQGLLRHIVAHTLRESKVDLATLGRDQEAFTALLEEDFERMTHREAVSRLQGLRHGQSADAEIDWQGERIISEQTNRPFFIVDYPKGSRGFTDGESSTEPGVLRNFDLIASDGFGELCSGGERTHEYRRLIERMRETGENPAKYAWYLDLAREGLPPSAGFGMGLERVTRYIAGLDAIWQANAYPKLPGIATP
- a CDS encoding glutamate synthase-related protein, with the protein product MITARQLPEDAIRARAREGSAAIFPDVAGYGRSLFGADVDTPPDELDRARIVPPVFVPRRLEKMFDLAREPVYGDVGLSTVLGGFTAPSPVFLCAFGSTQVAGSGLGIAASEQAGRLGMPMVIGENVVPMHGYGRMGESVEDGLLGRIRAYADAVPDGLGGVVVQQSTEDADAEVWNLVYSDPSATKLLETGRLAFELKVGQGAKPGLGGMTVLSRTAAGEIAEQYTVDEAFGRDQAMVLRSSSPGTFTGEILRQQIHLMRNNYPRARAWVKLHPGRDVGEAARVAWAAGADAVTVDGAEGGTGWAPSVFLDQVGLPLVECLRRVGKHDASLLVSGRIWEGARALKCLAMGASAVGLGRAALLAVDEDATEGLVRLVRCLELELRLLASALGKYDLADLTTDDLWFPGSSARTEQDG